One window from the genome of Garra rufa chromosome 1, GarRuf1.0, whole genome shotgun sequence encodes:
- the aspdh gene encoding aspartate dehydrogenase domain-containing protein isoform X1, with the protein MAHLLNPFSHFVDMADRVLKVGIVGYGHLGQFLVEKIQKEGPEAGLQLAFVWNRNADKLRDSLPKELILHDLSDFTCREADVIVEVCHPMIVKEFGVKFLSHAHFLVGSPSALSDPQLEQDVRTAAKRHGKTLYVPSGALWGGQDIQKMNDSGTLQALSIRMSKHPSCFRLTGGLLSDWTEGEGRRVLYHGSVAELCPIAPNNVNTMAAAAIAASKLGFNGVTGEIVSDTALSDYHIVEVEVTGPDGFTVKTVRQNPAKLGAVTGNATYNSFWSSLLVCRGHGGRVYLC; encoded by the exons atgGCTCATCTGCTGAATCCCTTTTCTCACTTTGTAGATATGGCTGATAGAGTCTTAAAGGTTGGAATTGTGGGATATGGACATTTAG GCCAGTTTCTTGTTGAAAAGATCCAAAAGGAAGGACCTGAGGCGGGGCTGCAGTTAGCGTTTGTTTGGAACCGAAATGCAGACAAACTTAGAGATTCATTGCCCAAAGAGCTGATACTACATGATCTCTCAGACTTCACATGCAG AGAGGCCGATGTAATAGTGGAGGTGTGCCATCCAATGATCGTTAAAGAGTTTGGTGTCAAATTTCTGTCACATGCTCACTTCCTG GTGGGCAGCCCTTCGGCTCTCTCTGACCCCCAGCTTGAGCAAGATGTTCGCACTGCTGCGAAACGACATGGAAAAACTCTTTATGTGCCCAGTGGTGCATTATGGGGTGGCCAAGATATTCAAAAAATGAACGACAGTGGAACTTTGCAG GCTCTCTCCATCCGAATGTCTAAACATCCCTCTTGTTTTCGCCTGACTGGTGGTCTGCTCTCTGATTGGACGGAGGGAGAGGGAAGGCGGGTCTTGTACCACGGCTCAGTAGCAGAGCTCTGCCCAATTGCCCCAAATAATGTGAACactatggcagctgcagccataGCTGCATCAAAGTTGGGCTTCAATGGGGTTACTGGAGAAATTGTTTCAGACACTGC ATTATCAGACTATCATATTGTGGAGGTTGAGGTAACTGGTCCAGATGGGTTCACAGTAAAAACAGTGAGGCAAAACCCTGCCAAACTGGGAGCTGTAACAGGAAATGCCACATACAATTCCTTCTGGAGCAGCTTACTGG tctgcaGGGGTCACGGAGGAAGGGTATATCTGTGTTGA
- the aspdh gene encoding aspartate dehydrogenase domain-containing protein isoform X2: MADRVLKVGIVGYGHLGQFLVEKIQKEGPEAGLQLAFVWNRNADKLRDSLPKELILHDLSDFTCREADVIVEVCHPMIVKEFGVKFLSHAHFLVGSPSALSDPQLEQDVRTAAKRHGKTLYVPSGALWGGQDIQKMNDSGTLQALSIRMSKHPSCFRLTGGLLSDWTEGEGRRVLYHGSVAELCPIAPNNVNTMAAAAIAASKLGFNGVTGEIVSDTALSDYHIVEVEVTGPDGFTVKTVRQNPAKLGAVTGNATYNSFWSSLLVCRGHGGRVYLC; encoded by the exons ATGGCTGATAGAGTCTTAAAGGTTGGAATTGTGGGATATGGACATTTAG GCCAGTTTCTTGTTGAAAAGATCCAAAAGGAAGGACCTGAGGCGGGGCTGCAGTTAGCGTTTGTTTGGAACCGAAATGCAGACAAACTTAGAGATTCATTGCCCAAAGAGCTGATACTACATGATCTCTCAGACTTCACATGCAG AGAGGCCGATGTAATAGTGGAGGTGTGCCATCCAATGATCGTTAAAGAGTTTGGTGTCAAATTTCTGTCACATGCTCACTTCCTG GTGGGCAGCCCTTCGGCTCTCTCTGACCCCCAGCTTGAGCAAGATGTTCGCACTGCTGCGAAACGACATGGAAAAACTCTTTATGTGCCCAGTGGTGCATTATGGGGTGGCCAAGATATTCAAAAAATGAACGACAGTGGAACTTTGCAG GCTCTCTCCATCCGAATGTCTAAACATCCCTCTTGTTTTCGCCTGACTGGTGGTCTGCTCTCTGATTGGACGGAGGGAGAGGGAAGGCGGGTCTTGTACCACGGCTCAGTAGCAGAGCTCTGCCCAATTGCCCCAAATAATGTGAACactatggcagctgcagccataGCTGCATCAAAGTTGGGCTTCAATGGGGTTACTGGAGAAATTGTTTCAGACACTGC ATTATCAGACTATCATATTGTGGAGGTTGAGGTAACTGGTCCAGATGGGTTCACAGTAAAAACAGTGAGGCAAAACCCTGCCAAACTGGGAGCTGTAACAGGAAATGCCACATACAATTCCTTCTGGAGCAGCTTACTGG tctgcaGGGGTCACGGAGGAAGGGTATATCTGTGTTGA